The Leadbettera azotonutricia ZAS-9 genome has a window encoding:
- a CDS encoding uroporphyrinogen decarboxylase family protein, translating to MNITPIRKPWKSAMTGRERFNNQMHYKAVDRSFNMEFGYWDENFTQWDLFVNNGIKTNEEADILFAFDRIDVLGGANFMSPPIQSRELEIKGDKRVIINEDGLLAEVPLEGGGSSIPHYLKSSITTPEDWKKVKEEHFNLKHPSRIIDIEAIRKKIPADNTRDFPLGISCGSMIGKVRDMLTFEGLAYATYDYPEMVEDIVETTCQCTEYAMDQLLPHFKFDYASGWEDICFNHGPIVSLDFFRDVVVPRYKRLNKKLKAHGIDIWYTDCDGDVRPLIPYFLESGINCLFPYEVNSCTHPGELLDQYDGELRIMGGVDKMRLGEGPEAIKAYLKTLEKYVAKGGYIPFCDHRCPPNVKTADYLYYLDLKEKMFGME from the coding sequence ATGAATATCACACCCATACGCAAACCCTGGAAGTCCGCCATGACCGGAAGGGAACGTTTCAACAATCAAATGCATTATAAAGCAGTAGACCGCAGCTTCAATATGGAATTCGGCTACTGGGATGAAAACTTCACCCAATGGGATTTATTCGTCAACAACGGCATTAAGACCAACGAGGAGGCGGATATCCTTTTCGCCTTTGACAGGATAGATGTCCTTGGAGGCGCCAATTTCATGAGCCCTCCCATTCAAAGCAGGGAGCTGGAAATCAAGGGCGACAAACGCGTTATCATTAATGAGGATGGCCTCCTGGCTGAGGTTCCCCTCGAAGGAGGAGGCAGCTCCATTCCCCATTACCTAAAGTCTTCTATTACTACTCCTGAAGATTGGAAGAAAGTAAAAGAGGAGCATTTCAACCTCAAACACCCCAGCCGCATTATCGACATTGAAGCGATCAGGAAAAAAATACCCGCCGACAATACCCGTGACTTCCCCCTGGGCATTTCCTGCGGCTCCATGATAGGAAAAGTGCGGGACATGCTCACCTTCGAGGGCCTTGCCTACGCCACCTACGATTACCCCGAAATGGTGGAGGACATAGTTGAAACTACCTGCCAATGCACGGAATATGCCATGGATCAGCTCCTGCCCCATTTCAAATTTGATTATGCCTCGGGCTGGGAAGACATCTGCTTTAACCACGGCCCCATAGTGTCGCTGGATTTTTTCCGCGATGTGGTCGTCCCCCGCTACAAGCGGCTCAACAAGAAACTTAAAGCCCACGGCATAGACATCTGGTACACCGACTGCGATGGCGATGTCCGGCCCCTCATCCCCTACTTTCTTGAGAGCGGCATCAACTGTCTCTTCCCCTACGAAGTCAATTCCTGCACCCACCCCGGGGAGCTTCTGGATCAGTACGACGGGGAACTCCGCATCATGGGCGGTGTGGACAAGATGCGCCTTGGCGAAGGCCCTGAAGCCATCAAAGCTTACCTAAAGACTTTGGAGAAATATGTCGCCAAAGGCGGATACATCCCCTTCTGCGATCACCGCTGCCCTCCCAATGTGAAGACAGCTGACTACCTTTATTACCTTGACCTGAAGGAAAAGATGTTCGGCATGGAGTGA
- a CDS encoding RNA polymerase sigma factor, producing MAIDIKTWYEKYGPMVFRRCKGMLHSEEDALDAVHDVFVQLMRAKLDDRYPSSLLYTMATNTCLNKLRWRKLLQPGILKIVRCWVRAAPYNWHTMSLGGKISA from the coding sequence ATGGCAATAGATATCAAGACCTGGTACGAAAAGTACGGACCTATGGTGTTCCGCCGCTGCAAGGGTATGCTGCACAGCGAGGAAGACGCCCTTGACGCGGTGCACGACGTGTTTGTGCAGCTCATGAGGGCGAAGCTCGACGATCGTTACCCTTCAAGCCTGCTTTACACCATGGCTACCAACACCTGTCTCAACAAGCTGCGCTGGAGGAAACTTCTTCAACCAGGGATCTTGAAGATCGTTCGGTGCTGGGTGCGGGCAGCACCATACAACTGGCATACAATGTCCCTGGGGGGGAAGATTTCGGCGTGA
- a CDS encoding caspase family protein → MNKIAAKILMTVFLLVSIFAGNVAAQDGGTRRFGLFIGANNGGRDRVMLRYAVSDARSVSKVFSEMGGISSKDNMLLIEPSARDIKRQLEALNKELTASKGNFRRTELVFYYSGHADENGLLLGRDRYDYKELRENINTIQSDMRIVILDSCSSGAFTRAKGGVKTQPFLIDSSVSAEGYAFLTSSAADEASQESDRIESSYFTHSLVTGLRGAADMVGDGRVTLNEVYHFAYTETLAKTETSVYGAQHPSYDMQINGTGDVILTDIKETSASLYIQEDVAGRISIRDSSDYLIAEITKTSVKAMELGLEPGVYRITLQRGDNFYRTEVILAQNVKSALSLNSFSLIAAETARARGDAENFEGRSVETQPGEDHSAVNLQLLPGRDVLGKSGEKTVNNFLFGLFLGEGYRLNGMGLAPIGIKNRGEVTGFQAAGIYTIADKDISGFQSAGVFNIAGGKVLGLQSSGIFNLAGSLNGLQAALVNISGEGKGVQIGLVNISKDNRIIPLGLVNVVEGGLMYASIYMDDMGFTNFGFRSGTNRFFTLFGIGFQPVALARDASDKLLLTRVGFGWEWSIGKFFIDLDLNYVSIIDVETIHAEISNHLKNDPAYYTTDKYFSDSFQTSMVQLRLSGGYKIFPHLGVFAGISYDFMFISLGSSEGYSSNVFEPS, encoded by the coding sequence ATGAATAAAATAGCAGCAAAAATTTTAATGACAGTATTTCTGTTAGTTTCCATATTTGCAGGAAACGTAGCAGCCCAGGATGGCGGAACAAGACGCTTCGGCCTTTTTATAGGGGCCAATAACGGCGGCAGGGACAGGGTCATGCTACGCTATGCAGTGAGCGATGCCCGGTCGGTCTCTAAAGTTTTCTCGGAAATGGGAGGAATTTCGAGTAAAGACAACATGCTTCTCATTGAGCCTTCAGCCCGGGATATCAAGAGGCAGCTTGAAGCCCTTAACAAAGAACTTACAGCTTCCAAAGGCAATTTCAGGCGTACCGAATTGGTGTTTTACTATTCGGGACATGCTGACGAGAACGGCCTCCTCCTTGGGAGGGATCGTTACGATTACAAGGAACTCAGGGAAAATATCAACACCATACAATCGGATATGCGCATAGTGATTCTGGATTCCTGTTCTTCAGGGGCTTTTACCCGTGCCAAGGGCGGCGTCAAGACCCAGCCCTTCCTTATAGACAGCTCGGTTTCTGCCGAGGGTTATGCCTTCCTGACTTCCAGCGCGGCGGATGAAGCCTCCCAGGAATCTGACCGCATTGAAAGTTCCTATTTTACCCACAGCCTCGTTACCGGCCTCCGTGGCGCAGCCGATATGGTGGGCGATGGTAGGGTAACCCTTAACGAGGTCTATCATTTTGCGTACACAGAAACGCTTGCCAAAACCGAAACTTCGGTTTACGGCGCCCAGCACCCCAGCTACGATATGCAGATAAACGGTACAGGGGATGTGATCCTCACTGACATTAAGGAGACTTCTGCCAGCCTCTATATCCAGGAAGATGTAGCGGGACGCATTTCCATTCGGGATTCTTCCGATTACCTTATTGCAGAAATCACCAAAACCAGTGTCAAGGCTATGGAGCTTGGCCTTGAACCAGGTGTTTATCGCATCACTCTCCAGAGAGGGGATAATTTCTACCGTACCGAAGTGATCCTTGCCCAGAATGTAAAATCCGCGCTGAGCCTTAACAGTTTTTCTCTTATTGCCGCGGAAACCGCCAGGGCACGGGGTGACGCAGAAAATTTTGAGGGCCGGAGTGTTGAAACCCAGCCAGGAGAAGATCACTCTGCGGTAAATTTGCAGCTGCTGCCGGGCAGGGATGTTTTAGGCAAAAGCGGGGAGAAAACAGTAAACAATTTCCTTTTTGGCCTCTTCCTGGGAGAGGGGTATAGGCTTAACGGCATGGGCCTTGCTCCTATAGGGATTAAAAACAGGGGAGAAGTAACCGGCTTCCAGGCAGCAGGTATTTATACTATTGCGGACAAGGACATTTCCGGTTTCCAGTCCGCAGGTGTTTTCAACATTGCCGGGGGAAAAGTTTTGGGCCTCCAGAGTTCGGGGATTTTCAATTTAGCCGGGAGCCTTAACGGCCTTCAGGCTGCATTGGTTAACATAAGCGGGGAAGGCAAAGGCGTCCAAATAGGGTTGGTAAATATTTCCAAAGATAACCGCATAATCCCTCTGGGCCTTGTCAATGTGGTTGAAGGCGGATTAATGTATGCCTCAATCTACATGGACGATATGGGGTTTACAAACTTTGGGTTCCGCAGCGGTACTAATCGTTTCTTTACTCTTTTTGGCATAGGGTTTCAGCCTGTTGCCCTTGCCCGGGACGCCTCAGACAAACTGTTGCTGACCCGCGTCGGTTTTGGATGGGAATGGAGTATAGGTAAGTTCTTCATAGACCTGGATTTAAACTATGTTTCCATAATTGATGTTGAAACCATCCATGCTGAAATTAGCAATCATCTCAAGAATGATCCTGCTTATTATACGACCGATAAATATTTTTCTGATAGCTTTCAAACTTCTATGGTACAGCTTAGGCTTTCAGGGGGTTACAAAATATTTCCGCATCTGGGTGTTTTTGCGGGAATTTCTTACGACTTTATGTTCATAAGCTTGGGTTCTTCGGAGGGATACAGTTCTAATGTTTTCGAACCATCCTGA
- a CDS encoding leucine-rich repeat protein — protein MTIPDSITSINENVFLDCKSLKNITISKSITGIGNYAFDGCKSLKNIIIPDSITSIGHGAFDGCKSITNIIIPGSITDIEANAFSGCKSLISVFLPDCVTSIGVSAFFKCTSLVKINIPDSVKSIAAEAFALCKSLTDLTIPDRLINIGDRAFSGCISLKNITLPEGVKIGKETFFGCHQLGAVFNAGKTTIFCGPQNWYSKKPYVIPDGIITINPGSFSSWSFVSKIIHQIAYKSQVFKCRLPDSIIIPDSVTEITSGTFADSSNLKEIIIPNSITNIGDKAFSKCKSLRSIIIPDSVTSIGKGAFKGCKALKNVTIPESVVNIGEEAFFGCKLLKNAVIPDSITNNGYKAFHKTSKELSISKRNLVDEVQEQEMEVQEVEEIKSGQLLPKCHETPRVYICCAKWDVEHVSTLLTKLYWEGFNIYYTKTTDEQEIDNSQCVLAFFSNKTVKSGQAMNKLKHAVLRDPSRIIQVFLGDCTDWPDEIRDKLHDRQAIIQSLSSEQEFSGKIRDSLRKFECNIGHPRGFDVQKHDDTVELVKFTPTDFPRVIIPETFLNPPLPLTGIGVKAFMDCESVIDVTIPKGVIRIGGDNLFIGAFSGCKSLRNVNIPDSVISIGTGAFSFCEKLKNVIIPESVTSIGDSAFGYCYSLKDIVIPGIINKIDANVFSGCESLTCIIIPDNVEKIGSNAFYCCRSLTSIVILNKETAISKDTFEYCEFLTIYTSVSSKAWKYAKKHNIKHGDYKEAIEYFNKEIETHRQVSPKDSKKLLELLNALKEVQIRVYGEENEAVATTYNTIGAAYFKTGDVNTALEYAQKSLMLQRKVLDNEHIDVVNTLEDIGTVYKKMKNYKKALEFSQEAIAVREKVLGLEHPDIATPYNNIGLIYSDMGNLETALEFYQKALAIREKVLGLEHLDTAISYNNVGWTYRTMGNREKALEFYQKALVIRKKILGLDHPDTVRVFQRIADLRNLIGNTGI, from the coding sequence ATAACTATTCCAGACAGCATCACAAGTATTAACGAAAATGTTTTTTTGGACTGTAAATCGCTAAAAAATATTACTATTTCGAAAAGTATTACCGGTATTGGAAACTATGCTTTTGATGGCTGCAAATCGCTAAAAAACATAATAATCCCTGACAGTATTACCAGTATTGGGCATGGTGCTTTTGATGGCTGCAAATCGATCACTAATATTATCATCCCGGGCAGTATTACCGACATTGAAGCGAATGCTTTTAGCGGATGCAAATCACTTATTTCTGTTTTTTTGCCGGATTGTGTGACAAGTATAGGCGTATCTGCTTTTTTCAAGTGTACATCATTAGTCAAAATCAATATCCCAGATAGTGTTAAAAGCATTGCCGCCGAAGCTTTTGCACTTTGTAAATCGCTTACAGACCTTACAATCCCGGATAGACTTATCAATATTGGCGATAGAGCTTTTAGCGGGTGCATATCTTTAAAGAATATAACTCTCCCCGAGGGGGTTAAGATTGGCAAAGAAACATTTTTTGGCTGCCATCAATTGGGTGCGGTTTTTAATGCCGGTAAAACAACCATTTTCTGCGGACCTCAAAATTGGTACTCAAAAAAACCATATGTTATCCCTGATGGTATAATAACAATAAATCCCGGCTCTTTTTCAAGTTGGTCATTTGTTTCAAAAATAATCCATCAAATAGCATATAAGTCCCAAGTGTTTAAATGTCGATTACCCGATAGTATAATCATTCCCGACAGCGTGACGGAAATTACTTCCGGTACTTTTGCAGACAGTAGTAATTTAAAAGAAATCATCATCCCAAATAGTATCACAAACATTGGCGATAAAGCTTTTAGTAAATGTAAATCTCTGAGAAGTATCATTATTCCAGACAGTGTTACAAGCATTGGTAAAGGTGCTTTTAAAGGCTGTAAAGCACTAAAGAACGTAACAATACCGGAGAGCGTCGTGAATATTGGCGAAGAAGCCTTTTTTGGCTGCAAATTGTTAAAAAATGCCGTCATACCGGATAGTATAACGAACAATGGTTATAAGGCTTTTCATAAAACTTCGAAGGAATTGTCAATTTCTAAAAGAAATCTAGTTGATGAAGTTCAAGAACAGGAAATGGAAGTACAAGAAGTTGAAGAGATAAAGTCCGGACAATTACTTCCAAAATGTCATGAAACACCACGGGTTTATATATGTTGTGCAAAATGGGATGTAGAGCATGTTAGTACCTTACTGACAAAACTCTACTGGGAAGGATTTAATATTTATTATACTAAAACCACAGACGAACAGGAAATTGATAACAGTCAATGTGTTTTAGCGTTTTTTTCGAATAAAACAGTAAAATCAGGACAAGCAATGAATAAATTAAAACATGCGGTGTTGCGTGATCCCTCACGGATCATCCAGGTTTTTTTGGGGGATTGTACCGATTGGCCCGATGAAATCAGAGATAAACTACATGACAGGCAGGCTATAATCCAAAGTCTCAGTTCAGAACAGGAATTTTCCGGAAAAATACGTGACAGCCTTCGGAAGTTTGAATGCAATATTGGACATCCCAGAGGGTTTGATGTGCAAAAACATGATGACACTGTTGAGTTAGTAAAATTCACCCCGACTGATTTTCCTCGGGTTATTATACCGGAAACATTTCTTAATCCTCCTCTGCCGCTTACCGGTATTGGTGTAAAAGCATTTATGGATTGTGAGTCTGTGATAGATGTTACTATTCCAAAAGGGGTTATAAGAATCGGTGGGGATAATCTTTTCATCGGGGCCTTTTCAGGATGTAAATCATTGAGAAATGTCAATATTCCGGACAGCGTTATAAGCATTGGCACAGGTGCTTTTTCTTTTTGTGAAAAGTTAAAGAATGTTATCATACCGGAAAGCGTCACTAGCATCGGGGACAGTGCTTTTGGTTACTGCTATTCGTTAAAAGATATTGTTATTCCGGGCATCATTAATAAAATTGATGCCAATGTTTTTTCCGGCTGTGAATCATTAACATGTATCATCATCCCGGATAACGTTGAGAAAATTGGAAGCAATGCTTTCTATTGTTGCAGATCGTTAACAAGCATTGTTATCCTCAATAAAGAAACAGCTATTAGTAAAGATACGTTTGAATATTGCGAATTTCTGACCATATACACATCGGTTAGTAGTAAGGCCTGGAAATATGCGAAAAAGCACAATATAAAACACGGTGATTATAAAGAAGCCATTGAATATTTTAATAAAGAAATAGAAACGCATCGGCAAGTATCTCCAAAGGATTCAAAAAAGCTGCTAGAATTACTTAATGCATTGAAGGAAGTACAAATTAGGGTATATGGCGAAGAAAACGAGGCTGTTGCCACTACATATAATACTATCGGGGCAGCATACTTCAAGACAGGCGATGTTAATACGGCTTTAGAATATGCGCAAAAATCGTTAATGCTGCAAAGAAAGGTCCTTGATAATGAGCATATCGATGTTGTAAATACATTAGAAGATATTGGAACAGTATATAAGAAAATGAAAAACTATAAAAAGGCGCTGGAGTTCTCCCAAGAGGCCATTGCCGTTAGGGAAAAAGTCCTTGGCCTTGAGCATCCTGATATTGCAACACCATATAACAACATAGGCTTGATATATAGCGATATGGGAAACCTTGAAACAGCGCTTGAATTCTACCAAAAGGCCCTTGCTATTAGGGAAAAAGTTTTGGGCCTTGAGCACCTTGATACCGCAATATCGTATAACAACGTAGGTTGGACATACCGTACCATGGGAAACCGTGAAAAAGCGCTGGAATTCTACCAAAAAGCCCTTGTCATTAGAAAAAAGATTCTTGGCCTTGATCATCCTGATACAGTGAGGGTATTTCAAAGAATAGCCGACCTGCGTAACCTTATAGGTAATACCGGAATCTGA
- the murJ gene encoding murein biosynthesis integral membrane protein MurJ produces MADKTESDPQGHQGRALVRHGSMLSLLTMVSRVLGLLREMAKAALMGTTALSDAFSVAFMIPNLFRRLFAEGSIAVAFIPTFKEYLLESDKDKTRDFLNCFFTFLTFFVTITVILGIIVTPLVIHFFGMEEFDETVFLTRLMFPFLAFISLAALFQGILNSLRIFSPSGLAPILLNIATILCAYGLSPYTKNPARAMAIGILIGGFLEAAIQLPFVLKNGYAFFFTGLKRAINNPGTRKILRLIGPTIIGMAAYQLNDLVSTALAGNAGEGVVSSLQYSLRLQELILGIFAVSIGTVLLPDLAEYAKSGKWEIYNNRLISAMNIIALITIPITFFSLTQGESLIRLLFQTRSFNDDSVRLTLSAFSFHMPGLYFIALNRILAPAFYAQSDSKSPTLAGIISFAVNISLAAFLSGPWRGAGIALALSLASAVNTAMLLVFLKKNPNIAVGRAFKSATVYTLKLIVLSCIAIAPILLITPKITGLFTGKGRILSFGLPLAINAILYGAIGLVLLLLTRDKQINAIVRMVRKH; encoded by the coding sequence ATGGCTGACAAAACGGAATCTGATCCCCAAGGGCATCAGGGCAGGGCACTGGTACGCCACGGTTCCATGCTGAGCCTCCTTACCATGGTTTCGAGGGTGCTGGGCCTGCTTCGGGAAATGGCAAAAGCCGCCCTCATGGGAACCACAGCCCTTTCAGACGCTTTTTCTGTTGCCTTCATGATCCCCAACCTGTTCCGCCGCCTCTTTGCAGAAGGCTCCATTGCGGTAGCCTTTATACCCACTTTTAAAGAGTACCTTTTAGAGTCCGACAAAGACAAAACCAGGGACTTTTTAAATTGCTTTTTTACTTTCCTTACTTTCTTTGTCACTATTACTGTTATTTTGGGAATAATAGTAACACCATTAGTAATACATTTTTTCGGCATGGAAGAATTTGATGAAACAGTATTTCTCACCCGCCTTATGTTCCCCTTCCTTGCTTTTATTTCCCTGGCAGCCCTTTTCCAGGGGATCTTGAATTCCCTCAGGATATTTTCACCTTCGGGCCTTGCGCCCATACTGCTTAACATTGCAACAATACTCTGCGCCTACGGCCTTTCCCCCTATACCAAAAATCCTGCCAGGGCCATGGCAATAGGCATACTCATAGGCGGATTCCTGGAAGCTGCTATACAGCTTCCCTTTGTATTAAAGAACGGCTATGCCTTTTTCTTCACAGGCCTTAAAAGAGCAATAAATAACCCTGGCACAAGGAAAATATTAAGATTAATCGGCCCCACCATCATCGGCATGGCGGCTTACCAGTTAAACGATTTGGTCTCCACAGCCCTGGCAGGCAATGCAGGAGAAGGGGTCGTTTCGAGTCTCCAGTATTCGCTCAGATTGCAAGAATTGATATTGGGAATTTTTGCTGTATCCATAGGTACTGTGCTGCTCCCGGATCTTGCTGAATATGCCAAGTCGGGCAAATGGGAAATTTACAATAACAGACTTATCTCAGCCATGAATATCATAGCCCTTATCACCATACCCATCACATTTTTTTCCCTGACCCAGGGCGAAAGCCTCATACGTCTCCTCTTCCAGACCAGAAGCTTCAATGACGATTCGGTGCGCCTCACCCTTTCAGCTTTTTCATTCCACATGCCTGGACTTTACTTTATAGCCCTAAACAGGATATTGGCCCCTGCCTTCTATGCCCAAAGCGACTCCAAATCGCCCACCCTGGCCGGCATCATTTCTTTTGCGGTGAATATAAGCCTCGCCGCATTTCTGTCAGGACCTTGGAGGGGGGCAGGCATTGCCTTGGCCCTTTCCCTGGCAAGCGCGGTCAACACTGCCATGCTTCTTGTCTTCCTTAAGAAGAATCCCAACATAGCTGTAGGCCGCGCATTCAAATCAGCGACAGTTTATACCTTAAAACTGATTGTGCTTTCCTGCATAGCAATAGCGCCAATACTGCTGATTACCCCCAAAATCACCGGCCTGTTTACCGGAAAAGGCCGAATCCTAAGCTTTGGCCTTCCTCTGGCAATAAACGCTATCCTGTACGGTGCAATCGGACTAGTGCTATTACTGCTAACAAGGGACAAACAGATAAACGCCATAGTCAGGATGGTTCGAAAACATTAG